Proteins encoded in a region of the Malaciobacter mytili LMG 24559 genome:
- a CDS encoding TRAP transporter small permease subunit produces MLLKLERGFEKFANIIGGITAIVIVLMILNVFYDVVMRYLFKSGNIAMQEMEWHLFSIVILLGVSYTLKEDGHVRVDLIYDRLTEKKKAIINMIGVITFIFPISLLIVFGSLDFVHEAYAFNEVSGDPGGLTHRWLIKSMIPISFVLLMVTSIGYFIKNLNIYLGLHHIPEHKFEEKKADK; encoded by the coding sequence ATGCTTTTAAAACTAGAACGGGGTTTTGAAAAATTTGCAAATATTATAGGTGGTATAACTGCTATTGTTATAGTCCTAATGATATTAAATGTATTTTATGATGTTGTTATGCGATATTTATTTAAAAGTGGAAATATTGCTATGCAAGAGATGGAGTGGCATCTATTTTCAATAGTTATTTTACTAGGAGTGTCTTATACTTTAAAAGAAGATGGACATGTAAGAGTAGATTTAATATATGATAGATTAACAGAAAAGAAAAAAGCTATAATAAATATGATAGGTGTTATTACATTTATCTTCCCTATTTCTTTATTAATTGTGTTTGGATCTTTAGATTTTGTTCATGAAGCTTATGCTTTTAATGAAGTATCAGGAGATCCAGGTGGCTTAACTCATAGATGGTTAATTAAATCTATGATTCCAATTTCATTTGTTTTATTAATGGTTACTTCTATTGGATATTTTATAAAAAATTTAAATATCTATTTAGGATTACATCATATACCAGAACATAAGTTTGAAGAGAAAAAGGCAGATAAGTAA
- a CDS encoding TRAP transporter large permease, translated as MIGIIMFFTALFMLLIGFPVAFTFGAVSVVFGIIAGIVEIGFDGGLVAGLIEGFEEGMYMFDFMPHRIWSIMNNTILMAVPMFIFMGIVLQKTGLAERLLESMGFLFGEIRGGVAISTVLVGTLLAASTGVVGASVVAMGVISLPVMLKYKYNTELATGTICASGTLGQIIPPSIVLIILGDVFQVPVGDLFQAAVWPGLFLVLAYILFIFVVALVKKDMAPAIPADPTRGSKSKQVVRALIDIIPSLTLIILVLGSIFAGVATPTESAAVGCLGAMALSFMYRSFTLDMVKEAAFESVKITSMVFAILIGATAFSMVFTYTGGDELVEHFMMNLPGDEKLGFIIFTMLAIFVLGFFIDFVEISYIIVPILVPIAVNLDINPVWFAILIAMNLQTSFLTPPFGFSLFYLKGVVPATVRTIQIYKGVLPFILIQIGVLAMLALFPEFFGIKPTIG; from the coding sequence ATGATTGGTATTATTATGTTTTTTACAGCATTATTTATGCTGTTAATTGGGTTCCCTGTTGCTTTTACTTTTGGAGCAGTTTCTGTTGTATTTGGAATTATTGCAGGAATTGTAGAAATAGGATTTGATGGGGGATTAGTTGCTGGTTTAATTGAAGGATTTGAAGAGGGTATGTATATGTTTGATTTTATGCCCCATAGAATCTGGTCTATTATGAATAATACGATTTTAATGGCAGTTCCAATGTTTATTTTTATGGGAATTGTATTACAAAAAACAGGTCTTGCTGAAAGATTACTTGAATCAATGGGATTCTTATTTGGTGAGATTAGAGGTGGAGTTGCTATTTCAACAGTATTAGTTGGAACTCTTCTTGCTGCATCTACGGGTGTTGTTGGAGCTTCAGTTGTTGCAATGGGAGTTATTTCTTTACCTGTAATGCTTAAATATAAATATAATACTGAATTAGCCACAGGTACAATCTGTGCTTCAGGAACACTTGGTCAAATTATTCCTCCTTCAATTGTTTTAATTATCTTGGGAGATGTTTTTCAAGTTCCAGTGGGAGATTTATTTCAAGCAGCTGTTTGGCCAGGATTATTTTTAGTATTGGCATATATTTTATTTATTTTTGTTGTGGCTTTAGTTAAAAAAGATATGGCACCTGCAATTCCTGCTGATCCAACTAGGGGAAGTAAATCAAAACAAGTTGTAAGAGCTTTAATTGATATTATTCCATCTTTAACTCTTATTATATTAGTTTTAGGTTCTATTTTTGCTGGTGTTGCAACTCCTACTGAATCAGCAGCTGTTGGTTGTTTAGGTGCAATGGCATTAAGTTTTATGTATAGAAGTTTTACCCTTGATATGGTAAAAGAAGCTGCATTTGAGTCTGTAAAAATTACTTCTATGGTATTTGCTATTTTAATTGGAGCAACAGCTTTTTCTATGGTATTTACTTATACAGGTGGAGATGAGTTAGTTGAACATTTTATGATGAATTTACCAGGAGATGAAAAACTTGGATTTATTATATTTACAATGTTAGCAATTTTTGTTTTAGGATTTTTTATTGATTTCGTTGAGATTTCATATATTATTGTTCCTATTTTAGTACCTATTGCTGTAAATTTAGATATAAATCCAGTATGGTTTGCTATACTTATAGCAATGAATTTACAAACATCATTTTTAACACCACCTTTTGGATTCTCCCTTTTCTATTTAAAAGGAGTAGTTCCTGCAACAGTTAGAACAATTCAAATTTATAAAGGTGTTTTACCTTTTATTTTAATACAAATAGGTGTATTAGCAATGTTAGCTTTATTCCCTGAGTTTTTTGGGATTAAGCCAACAATAGGATAA
- a CDS encoding FAD-binding and (Fe-S)-binding domain-containing protein, whose product MLSNEYKEFYNQIIKKIPENIIFTDELHTLAYGTDASFYRLIPKIVIRAENSIQVKDILQLASSMNLSVTFRAAGTSLSGQAISDSILVVTSRNWTDFKVAEDKSYISLAPSLTGAQANNILATYGKKIGPDPASINAAMIGGIAANNASGMCCGVSQNSYKTLKSMKLIFSDGTELDTSNEVSKNAFRKTHKEFLSNLKMYAQSVKEDEQLSAKIRKKFKMKNTTGYSLNALIDFEDEFEILQHLIIGSEGTLGFIKEVTYYTVEDYKDKASALVYFTDVNEACKAVTKLKLAKEDKKIVVDAVELMDRAGLASIENDETMPSYIKEFDENVTALLIETRAKTPKELDIQIKQIEDNLKEFSLAKELYFTKDIEEYTKYWKIRKGLFPAVGAVRRIGTTVIIEDIAFPIEYMAEGTLKLQALFKKHNYTEALIFGHALEGNLHFVFTQDFSTQEEIKRYDEFMYDVTQLVAVEYEGSLKAEHGTGRNMAAFVELEWGAKAYEMMKKIKTLFDPKGILNPGVIINEDKEAHIKNLKPLPATNELVDKCIECGFCEPVCPSNVLTLTPRQRIVINREISRLEDQEHNFEKAKELKELYTYDGIETCATCSLCSTACPVGIDTGSLTKYLRHEKITPTQEKIANLITNNFSTTLSGMKLGLGVANLTHSLIGTNAMKGLTSTVRKISGNKIAKWSEHLPKAISIDLKIEQKASDLKVVYFPSCINRTMGLSSASKEEKQLFDTTVELLHKAGFEIIFPKKIDSLCCGMPFSSKGYDKQAKIKSHELEEALIKASNNGEFPILCDTSPCTKKMIESFEFKLKLFEPIEFALEHLIPNLEIKTINEPITIHTTCSSRKMGLHEKFIKLAKLCSAEVIVPNDVTCCGFAGDRGFNFPELNQSALRNLKSGIKNAKYAFSTSKTCEIGLSEYSGLDYNSIFYLINSCSKAK is encoded by the coding sequence ATGTTAAGCAATGAATATAAAGAATTTTATAATCAAATAATTAAAAAAATACCAGAAAATATAATATTTACAGATGAGTTACATACTTTAGCCTATGGAACAGATGCTTCTTTTTATAGATTAATTCCTAAGATAGTTATTAGAGCTGAAAATAGTATTCAAGTTAAAGATATTTTACAGTTAGCTAGCTCAATGAATTTAAGTGTTACTTTTAGAGCTGCTGGAACTTCTTTATCAGGACAAGCAATAAGTGATTCAATTTTAGTTGTTACTTCTAGAAATTGGACAGATTTTAAAGTTGCAGAAGATAAAAGTTATATCTCATTAGCACCTTCTTTAACAGGAGCACAAGCAAATAATATTTTAGCTACTTATGGGAAAAAAATAGGTCCAGACCCAGCAAGTATCAATGCTGCTATGATTGGTGGAATTGCTGCAAATAATGCTTCCGGGATGTGTTGTGGAGTTTCTCAAAACTCATATAAAACCTTAAAATCGATGAAGTTAATTTTTAGTGATGGAACAGAACTTGATACTTCAAATGAAGTAAGTAAAAATGCATTTAGAAAAACGCATAAAGAGTTCTTATCTAACTTAAAAATGTATGCACAAAGTGTAAAAGAAGATGAGCAATTAAGTGCAAAAATTAGAAAAAAATTTAAGATGAAAAATACAACAGGGTATAGTTTAAATGCCTTAATTGATTTTGAAGATGAATTTGAGATTTTACAACACTTAATAATTGGAAGTGAAGGAACACTAGGTTTTATAAAAGAAGTAACTTATTATACAGTTGAAGATTATAAAGATAAAGCTAGTGCTTTAGTATATTTTACTGATGTAAATGAAGCCTGTAAAGCTGTTACAAAATTAAAACTTGCAAAAGAAGATAAAAAAATAGTTGTAGATGCAGTTGAACTTATGGATAGAGCAGGACTTGCAAGTATTGAAAATGATGAAACAATGCCTTCATATATTAAAGAGTTTGATGAAAATGTTACTGCACTTTTAATTGAAACAAGAGCAAAAACTCCTAAAGAATTAGATATTCAAATTAAACAAATTGAAGATAATTTAAAAGAGTTTTCTTTAGCAAAAGAGCTTTATTTTACAAAAGATATAGAAGAATATACTAAATATTGGAAGATAAGAAAAGGGCTTTTCCCAGCTGTTGGAGCAGTTAGAAGAATAGGAACAACTGTTATTATTGAAGATATTGCTTTTCCTATTGAATATATGGCAGAAGGAACTTTAAAGCTTCAGGCATTATTTAAAAAGCATAACTATACAGAAGCTTTAATTTTTGGACATGCTTTAGAAGGAAACTTACACTTTGTATTTACACAAGATTTCTCTACACAAGAAGAGATAAAAAGATATGATGAGTTTATGTATGATGTAACACAACTTGTTGCTGTTGAGTATGAGGGAAGTTTAAAAGCAGAACATGGAACAGGTAGAAATATGGCAGCCTTTGTTGAGTTAGAGTGGGGTGCCAAAGCCTATGAAATGATGAAAAAAATCAAAACTTTATTTGACCCTAAGGGCATTTTAAATCCAGGTGTTATTATAAATGAAGATAAAGAAGCACATATTAAAAACTTAAAACCGCTACCAGCTACAAATGAGTTAGTTGATAAATGTATCGAATGTGGTTTTTGTGAGCCTGTTTGTCCTTCAAATGTATTAACTTTAACTCCAAGGCAAAGAATTGTAATAAATAGAGAAATTTCAAGATTAGAAGACCAAGAACATAATTTTGAAAAAGCTAAAGAGTTAAAAGAGTTATATACTTATGATGGAATAGAAACTTGTGCCACATGTAGCTTATGTTCAACTGCCTGTCCTGTTGGTATTGATACAGGAAGTTTAACAAAATATTTAAGACATGAAAAGATTACTCCAACACAAGAAAAAATAGCAAATTTAATTACAAATAATTTTTCTACAACTTTAAGTGGTATGAAACTAGGTTTAGGTGTGGCAAATTTAACACACTCTTTAATAGGTACAAATGCTATGAAAGGTCTTACTTCAACTGTTAGAAAAATATCAGGAAATAAGATAGCAAAATGGAGCGAACATTTACCAAAAGCAATTAGTATTGATTTAAAAATCGAGCAAAAAGCAAGTGATTTAAAAGTGGTATATTTCCCTTCATGTATAAATAGAACTATGGGATTAAGTAGTGCGAGTAAAGAAGAAAAACAGTTATTTGATACTACTGTTGAGTTATTACATAAAGCAGGTTTTGAGATAATTTTTCCTAAAAAAATAGATAGTTTATGTTGTGGTATGCCTTTTTCTTCAAAAGGATATGATAAACAAGCAAAAATAAAATCACATGAATTAGAAGAGGCTTTAATTAAAGCTAGTAATAATGGAGAATTCCCTATTCTTTGTGATACAAGTCCTTGTACTAAAAAGATGATAGAAAGCTTTGAATTTAAATTAAAACTTTTTGAACCAATAGAGTTTGCTTTAGAGCATTTAATACCTAATTTGGAAATAAAAACAATTAATGAGCCAATTACAATACACACAACTTGTTCTTCAAGAAAAATGGGCTTACATGAAAAGTTTATAAAACTAGCAAAATTATGCTCAGCTGAAGTAATAGTTCCAAATGATGTAACTTGCTGTGGATTTGCAGGTGATAGAGGATTTAATTTCCCAGAATTAAATCAAAGTGCATTAAGAAACTTAAAAAGTGGGATAAAAAATGCAAAATATGCCTTCTCAACTTCTAAAACTTGTGAAATAGGTCTTAGTGAATATTCAGGACTTGATTACAACTCAATTTTCTATTTAATTAATAGTTGTTCAAAAGCAAAATAA
- a CDS encoding peptidylprolyl isomerase, translating to MKKLLGTLLLSSTLSFAAIIDAVALIVNNEPITLYDIDKRMVQGNMNKKEAVSSLIDEVLYKQLIEEKNIKVDIFDINNYLEKVAAQNGMDLYTFKSVVKQKYKDYEAYEEETKRRIEREKLISTLVRGNLAIANEEDLKIYYENNQNQFSTAKEIEVVQYASKDRGALVSVMNNPMATKDVEQSTIVLEQNQLNSQLRYLLNDTNINQFTPIFAANSKYVTLLVKEKKGVETIAFDEVKNKIFSVIMQKREADFLREYFEKIKLTADIKVVR from the coding sequence ATGAAAAAGCTATTAGGTACACTTTTATTATCATCTACATTAAGTTTTGCAGCAATTATTGATGCTGTTGCGTTAATTGTAAATAATGAACCAATTACTTTATATGATATTGATAAAAGAATGGTTCAAGGCAATATGAATAAAAAAGAGGCAGTTAGTTCTTTAATTGATGAAGTTTTATATAAACAATTAATTGAAGAAAAAAATATTAAAGTTGATATTTTTGATATAAATAATTATTTAGAAAAAGTTGCTGCTCAAAATGGTATGGATTTATATACTTTTAAATCAGTTGTAAAACAAAAATATAAAGATTATGAAGCATATGAAGAAGAAACAAAAAGAAGAATTGAAAGAGAAAAACTTATTTCTACTCTTGTAAGGGGAAATTTAGCAATTGCAAATGAAGAAGATTTAAAAATCTATTATGAAAATAATCAAAATCAATTCTCTACTGCAAAAGAGATAGAAGTAGTACAATATGCATCTAAAGATAGAGGTGCATTAGTTTCTGTAATGAATAATCCAATGGCTACTAAAGATGTAGAACAATCTACAATCGTATTAGAACAAAATCAATTAAATTCACAATTAAGGTATCTTTTAAATGATACTAATATAAATCAGTTTACTCCAATATTTGCTGCAAATAGCAAGTATGTAACTTTATTGGTTAAAGAAAAAAAAGGAGTAGAAACAATTGCATTTGATGAGGTTAAAAATAAAATTTTTAGTGTAATAATGCAAAAAAGAGAAGCAGATTTTTTAAGAGAATATTTTGAAAAAATCAAATTAACTGCTGATATTAAAGTTGTAAGATAA